A stretch of Methanoregula sp. UBA64 DNA encodes these proteins:
- a CDS encoding nitroreductase family protein has product MNVITAVIKGRHSIRKFKPAPVDEAFIHEALECAVHAPTAMNLQPWLIGVVRDKGTLGKIAGLTDHGKFISEAAVCFVVFGERTAKYYLEDCSAATENLILGLHSYGVGSCWVAGDKKEYAEDIRKLLDVPEKYTLVSLVPAGLPDDVAIAAKKETKKVVFFDKFKKE; this is encoded by the coding sequence CCGCCACAGCATACGGAAATTCAAGCCGGCGCCTGTTGACGAGGCATTCATTCACGAGGCGCTTGAATGCGCGGTGCATGCGCCTACCGCCATGAATCTCCAGCCCTGGCTGATAGGAGTTGTGCGGGATAAAGGGACACTCGGAAAGATTGCCGGACTTACGGATCACGGCAAATTCATCTCGGAGGCTGCGGTTTGTTTTGTGGTGTTTGGAGAACGCACAGCCAAGTATTATCTCGAAGACTGCAGTGCGGCAACCGAGAACCTGATTCTCGGATTACACTCGTACGGTGTCGGTTCATGCTGGGTTGCCGGCGACAAAAAGGAGTACGCAGAGGATATCCGGAAACTTCTCGATGTTCCTGAAAAATACACCCTTGTATCTCTTGTTCCTGCCGGCCTGCCGGACGATGTGGCTATCGCGGCAAAGAAAGAGACCAAGAAAGTAGTGTTTTTCGACAAATTCAAGAAAGAGTAA